The following coding sequences are from one Streptomyces sp. NBC_01232 window:
- a CDS encoding TetR/AcrR family transcriptional regulator, with translation MTAGGRPAEPEVIWSRPQRAGRGPRPAHSRESIASEAVRIADEEGIDAVSMRRVAAGIGAGTMSLYNYVPRKEDLYELMVDAVSGEYELPPPTGDWRADLLALARRTRALMHRHPWLPRLLSPVYGFGPNALRYLEYCMDCLAPLDVPDAEKLELVAAVNGSVATYVAGELALAERARSLPWSEAEEQRVRTAWLGSRLATGEYPRLAAALSGGGPVPGAGLDMAEVFDRSMVRLLGAWGVRDEQGEQGG, from the coding sequence ATGACAGCCGGCGGGCGACCCGCTGAACCCGAAGTGATCTGGTCCCGCCCCCAGCGGGCCGGCCGCGGACCGAGGCCCGCGCACAGCCGCGAGTCGATCGCGTCCGAGGCGGTGCGGATCGCCGACGAGGAGGGGATCGACGCCGTCTCCATGCGTCGCGTGGCCGCCGGGATCGGCGCGGGCACGATGTCCCTCTACAACTACGTGCCGCGCAAGGAGGACCTGTACGAGCTGATGGTCGACGCGGTCAGCGGGGAGTACGAGCTCCCGCCCCCGACCGGCGACTGGCGGGCCGACCTGCTCGCGCTGGCCCGCCGGACGCGGGCGCTGATGCACCGCCACCCGTGGCTGCCGCGCCTGCTCAGCCCGGTCTACGGCTTCGGTCCCAACGCCCTGCGCTACCTGGAGTACTGCATGGACTGCCTGGCTCCGCTCGACGTGCCGGACGCCGAGAAGCTGGAGCTCGTCGCCGCCGTCAACGGCAGCGTGGCGACCTACGTGGCGGGCGAGCTGGCGCTGGCCGAACGGGCTCGGTCGCTGCCCTGGAGCGAGGCCGAGGAGCAGCGGGTACGGACGGCATGGCTCGGCTCCCGCCTGGCCACCGGGGAGTACCCGCGACTGGCCGCGGCCCTCTCCGGCGGCGGCCCGGTCCCGGGCGCCGGCCTCGACATGGCCGAGGTCTTCGACCGCTCGATGGTCCGGCTGCTGGGGGCCTGGGGGGTCCGGGACGAGCAGGGGGAGCAGGGGGGATG
- a CDS encoding ATP-binding cassette domain-containing protein: MTTTYAVLSEGLEKSYGKVHALRGLDLAVPEGTVCGLLGPNGAGKTTAVRVLTTLTAPTAGRALVAGHDVTRDPAAVRRAIGVTGQYASVDGDLTGRENLRLFARLAGLRGPAGRARADELLERFGLTGAADRVSSTWSGGMRRRLDLAAGLITCPRVLFLDEPTTGLDPAAREQIWTTVRALAEDGTTVLLTTQYLEEADRIADEIVVVDGGRVAATGTPAALKARIGAHAEVTVPAHGALARAAAVLDQLTGGLPVLDEARLTVGVTVPDGGLTLPRIIRELDTAGVPVTDASLRPPTLDEVFLRLTQVPRAPQSPPAAEEYAA; encoded by the coding sequence ATGACTACTACGTACGCTGTACTTAGTGAGGGGCTGGAGAAGAGCTACGGAAAGGTCCACGCCCTGCGCGGCCTCGACCTCGCCGTCCCCGAGGGCACGGTCTGCGGCCTCCTCGGCCCCAACGGAGCGGGCAAGACCACCGCCGTGCGGGTCCTCACCACGCTCACCGCACCCACCGCCGGCCGCGCCCTCGTCGCCGGTCACGACGTGACCCGGGATCCCGCGGCCGTGCGCCGCGCCATCGGCGTCACCGGCCAGTACGCCTCCGTCGACGGGGACCTGACCGGCCGGGAGAACCTCCGGCTCTTCGCCCGGCTGGCCGGGCTGCGCGGCCCCGCCGGCCGGGCCCGCGCGGACGAACTGCTGGAGCGCTTCGGGCTCACCGGGGCCGCCGACCGGGTGAGCTCCACCTGGTCCGGCGGCATGCGGCGGCGCCTGGACCTGGCCGCCGGGCTGATCACGTGCCCCCGGGTGCTGTTCCTCGACGAGCCCACCACCGGCCTGGACCCGGCGGCCCGCGAGCAGATCTGGACGACGGTCCGGGCACTCGCCGAGGACGGCACCACGGTGCTGCTCACCACCCAGTACCTGGAGGAGGCCGACCGGATCGCCGACGAGATCGTGGTGGTCGACGGCGGACGGGTCGCCGCCACCGGCACCCCGGCCGCCCTCAAGGCCCGGATCGGCGCGCACGCCGAGGTCACCGTCCCCGCGCACGGGGCCCTCGCGCGCGCCGCCGCCGTACTGGACCAGCTCACCGGCGGCCTGCCGGTGCTCGACGAAGCGCGGCTGACCGTCGGCGTCACCGTCCCGGACGGAGGGCTCACCCTGCCGCGGATCATCCGGGAACTCGACACGGCCGGAGTACCGGTCACGGACGCGAGCCTGCGCCCGCCCACCCTGGACGAGGTGTTCCTGCGCCTCACCCAGGTCCCCCGGGCCCCCCAGTCCCCTCCCGCCGCCGAGGAGTACGCCGCATGA
- a CDS encoding ABC transporter permease gives MSTLMSDGGAVLTRQLQKARHAPALLILTQTMPITMLLFFGYVFGSALAMPGAEYREFLVPGLLAATAANGLMTGLFTAAQDAHRGVMDRFRTLPMSRTAVPLGQTAADLLTTGVSMVPLMLVGLAMGWRIENGLPGALGALGVLLLFRFATAWVGTYLGLLSRSEEAAGQLGGATFVLPMLSSAYLPTAGLPGWLRTVAEWNPISAVATAVRELCGNAGGETAAGAAWPAAHPVAGALLWSGLLLALFVPLATHRFARGR, from the coding sequence ATGAGCACCCTGATGTCCGACGGCGGAGCCGTCCTCACCCGCCAGCTGCAGAAGGCCCGGCACGCCCCGGCGCTGCTGATCCTCACCCAGACCATGCCGATCACCATGCTGCTGTTCTTCGGCTACGTCTTCGGCAGCGCGCTCGCCATGCCGGGCGCCGAGTACCGGGAGTTCCTGGTCCCCGGGCTGCTGGCCGCCACCGCCGCGAACGGTCTGATGACCGGCCTGTTCACGGCCGCGCAGGACGCCCACCGCGGGGTGATGGACCGTTTCCGTACGCTGCCGATGAGCCGCACCGCCGTACCGCTCGGGCAGACGGCCGCCGATCTGCTGACCACCGGCGTGTCGATGGTGCCGCTGATGCTGGTGGGACTGGCGATGGGCTGGCGCATCGAGAACGGGCTGCCCGGCGCGCTGGGGGCCCTGGGCGTGCTGCTGCTGTTCCGCTTCGCCACCGCGTGGGTGGGCACCTACCTGGGCCTGCTGAGCAGGAGCGAGGAGGCGGCCGGCCAGCTCGGCGGCGCCACCTTCGTCCTACCGATGCTGTCCAGCGCGTACCTGCCGACCGCGGGACTGCCCGGATGGCTGCGGACGGTCGCCGAGTGGAACCCGATCAGCGCCGTCGCCACGGCCGTGCGCGAGCTGTGCGGGAACGCCGGGGGCGAGACCGCGGCGGGCGCCGCCTGGCCCGCCGCGCATCCCGTGGCCGGGGCGCTGCTGTGGTCGGGGCTGCTGCTCGCGCTCTTCGTCCCGCTGGCCACGCACAGGTTCGCGCGCGGCCGGTAG
- a CDS encoding CaiB/BaiF CoA transferase family protein: protein MATEPLPLDGITVVAVEQAVSAPFATRQLADLGARVIKVERPDGGDFARAYDTAAHGLASHFVWANRGKESIALDLKDPRGREVLHGLLAGADVFVQNLAQGAAARLGLDSAALCARYPRLVAVDVSGYGAEGPYAHKRAYDMLVQCEAGLVSVTGTPDQPVKAGIPAADIAAAMYAFSGILAALLRRGVTGRGGRVEVSMLDALAEWMGHPLHHTMHGGEQPVRTGLAHAVIAPYDAYPTADGDRVLLSVQNDREWRRLAQQVLEQPELADDPAYATNAARTVNREKTDAVVAEALVRFGADEAIGRLEAAGIACARLNSVAQLAGHPQLAARDRWREVESPAGPLRALLPPIGLPGGAAPHMGAVPALGEHTDPLLRALGMADAQISQLRRDGVIG from the coding sequence ATGGCTACCGAACCGCTCCCCCTGGACGGCATCACCGTCGTCGCCGTCGAACAGGCCGTCTCGGCCCCCTTCGCCACCCGCCAGCTCGCCGACCTCGGCGCCAGGGTGATCAAGGTCGAGCGCCCCGACGGCGGCGACTTCGCCCGCGCCTACGACACGGCCGCGCACGGCCTCGCCTCGCACTTCGTCTGGGCCAACCGCGGCAAGGAGTCGATCGCGCTCGACCTGAAGGACCCGCGCGGCCGCGAGGTCCTGCACGGGCTGCTCGCCGGCGCCGACGTCTTCGTGCAGAACCTCGCGCAGGGAGCCGCCGCCCGGCTCGGACTCGACTCGGCCGCGCTGTGCGCGCGTTACCCGCGGCTGGTCGCCGTGGACGTCTCCGGCTACGGCGCCGAGGGTCCGTACGCCCACAAACGCGCCTACGACATGCTCGTGCAGTGCGAGGCGGGTCTGGTGTCGGTGACCGGCACCCCGGACCAGCCGGTCAAGGCGGGCATCCCGGCGGCCGACATCGCCGCGGCCATGTACGCCTTCTCGGGAATCCTGGCCGCCCTGCTGCGCCGCGGGGTCACCGGGCGCGGGGGCAGGGTGGAGGTCTCCATGCTCGACGCGCTCGCCGAGTGGATGGGCCACCCGCTGCACCACACGATGCACGGCGGGGAGCAGCCCGTGCGCACCGGTCTCGCGCACGCGGTGATCGCGCCCTACGACGCCTATCCGACGGCCGACGGGGACCGGGTGCTGCTGTCGGTGCAGAACGACCGCGAATGGCGGCGGCTGGCACAACAGGTGTTGGAACAGCCGGAGTTGGCGGACGATCCGGCGTACGCGACGAACGCGGCGCGCACCGTGAACCGGGAGAAGACCGACGCGGTGGTGGCCGAGGCACTGGTCCGGTTCGGTGCGGACGAGGCGATCGGGCGGCTGGAGGCGGCGGGTATCGCCTGTGCGCGGCTGAACTCCGTGGCCCAGCTGGCCGGGCATCCGCAGCTCGCGGCCCGGGACCGCTGGCGGGAGGTGGAATCGCCGGCCGGTCCGCTGCGGGCCCTGCTGCCGCCGATCGGGCTGCCGGGCGGCGCGGCACCGCACATGGGTGCGGTGCCCGCGCTGGGCGAGCACACCGATCCGCTGCTGCGCGCCCTGGGGATGGCGGACGCACAGATCTCGCAACTGCGCCGGGACGGTGTGATCGGGTAG
- a CDS encoding serine/threonine-protein kinase, producing MSEQSNSDRVISGRYRLLEPIGRGGMGIVWRARDEVLARDVAVKEVRAPAGLEPAELERLYRRLEREAWAAARVSHRGVVTVYDVASEGGRPWIVMELVRGLSLADVLEAEGPMSPQRAAHVGEQVLAALRAAHDSGVLHRDVKPGNVLIANDGRVVLGDFGIASLEGSSAITMTGEVIGSPEFLAPERALGCDPGPASDLWSLGIMLYAAVEGVSPFRQATPLDTLRAVVDAEPPPPRRAGALEPVLDGLLRKDPAERLPAAEAARMLRVVGAGGNVRASGGPVSGPASGPDAPTVVAHHGQGTDTPREPYGAQPAHPAPYGTPPPGAARGGNAGLVLTIGIVLMLLALVAVGWLLLKDRGNTGDNGGGSGGAPTGSATTARTVTTTPSTAPSAPVSASASGTGGAGQHVSVYVDSVRSSYTGSCPPPAEHAPAFTATVEVERTPVVLEYRWATRSGRTSGPGWQSVTYEEGGPRSRRLEHTELTHEADTVFEDAVRLEVRGPAEVATQWVATSVTCRKATPTSGAPSPGPSPSPLSPTPSAPASPAGPATAEPDRTDRADGTDGTDAMDGTDGMDGMDGTNGSDRSEGSGRSGRADQAAFVKTGR from the coding sequence GTGAGTGAGCAATCGAACTCCGATCGTGTCATCTCGGGCCGCTACCGGCTGCTCGAACCGATCGGCCGCGGCGGGATGGGCATCGTGTGGCGGGCCCGGGACGAGGTGCTCGCCCGCGACGTCGCCGTCAAGGAGGTACGGGCGCCGGCCGGGCTCGAGCCCGCCGAACTGGAGCGGCTGTACCGGCGGCTGGAGCGGGAGGCCTGGGCCGCGGCCAGGGTCTCGCACCGCGGCGTCGTCACCGTCTACGACGTGGCCTCCGAGGGCGGGCGGCCCTGGATCGTGATGGAGCTGGTGCGCGGGCTCTCGCTGGCCGACGTACTGGAGGCGGAGGGGCCGATGAGCCCTCAGCGGGCCGCCCACGTAGGGGAACAGGTGCTCGCCGCGCTGCGCGCCGCGCACGACTCGGGAGTGCTGCACCGGGACGTGAAGCCGGGGAACGTACTGATCGCCAACGACGGCCGGGTGGTCCTGGGCGACTTCGGCATCGCCAGCCTGGAGGGCTCCTCGGCGATCACCATGACGGGCGAGGTGATCGGCTCCCCCGAATTCCTGGCGCCGGAGCGGGCGTTGGGCTGCGATCCGGGACCCGCCTCGGACCTGTGGTCGCTCGGGATCATGCTCTACGCCGCGGTCGAGGGGGTCTCGCCGTTCCGGCAGGCCACCCCGCTGGACACCCTGCGGGCCGTGGTCGACGCGGAACCGCCGCCGCCGCGCCGGGCCGGGGCGCTGGAGCCGGTACTGGACGGCCTGCTGCGCAAGGACCCGGCCGAGCGGCTGCCCGCTGCGGAGGCGGCCCGGATGCTACGGGTGGTGGGCGCGGGCGGGAACGTACGGGCATCCGGCGGGCCGGTGTCGGGGCCTGCGTCCGGGCCGGACGCGCCGACGGTCGTCGCGCACCACGGGCAGGGCACGGACACGCCGCGCGAGCCGTACGGCGCGCAGCCGGCGCACCCGGCTCCGTACGGGACACCGCCGCCCGGGGCCGCGCGCGGCGGGAACGCCGGGCTGGTGCTGACGATCGGGATCGTGCTGATGCTGCTGGCCCTGGTCGCGGTGGGGTGGCTGCTGCTCAAGGACCGCGGGAACACCGGTGACAACGGCGGCGGCAGCGGCGGCGCGCCGACGGGCTCGGCGACCACCGCCCGGACCGTCACCACGACTCCTTCGACGGCTCCGTCGGCCCCGGTGTCGGCATCCGCCTCGGGCACGGGCGGCGCGGGGCAGCACGTCTCGGTGTACGTGGACTCCGTGCGCTCCTCCTACACGGGCAGTTGCCCGCCGCCCGCCGAGCACGCGCCCGCCTTCACCGCCACCGTCGAGGTGGAGCGCACCCCGGTCGTGCTGGAGTACCGCTGGGCCACGCGCAGCGGGCGGACCTCCGGCCCCGGCTGGCAGTCCGTCACGTACGAGGAGGGCGGGCCGAGGAGCCGGCGGCTGGAGCACACGGAGCTCACGCACGAGGCGGACACCGTCTTCGAGGACGCGGTCCGGCTGGAGGTGCGGGGGCCGGCAGAGGTTGCCACCCAGTGGGTGGCAACCTCGGTGACCTGCCGGAAGGCGACCCCGACGAGCGGGGCCCCCTCCCCCGGACCGAGTCCGTCACCGCTCTCGCCGACGCCGAGTGCTCCGGCGAGTCCGGCCGGCCCGGCGACCGCAGAGCCGGACCGGACGGACCGGGCGGACGGAACGGACGGAACGGACGCGATGGACGGAACGGACGGGATGGACGGGATGGACGGCACGAACGGCTCGGACCGGAGCGAGGGGTCGGGCCGGTCGGGCCGGGCGGATCAGGCGGCGTTCGTGAAGACCGGCAGGTAG
- a CDS encoding SGNH/GDSL hydrolase family protein: MRLSRFAALTSSLLLAAGAALFGAGQAAAAQADFGYVALGDSYSSGVGAGNYDGGSGNCKRTSRAYPALWAAAHSPQTFSFTACSGARTGDVLANQLAPLNSGTDLVSITIGGNDAGFSDVMTTCVLQSESTCVSRVNQAKAYVDSTLPGRLDQVYNAIDSRSPGAHVVVLGYPRFYKLNGTCTAGLTEGERAAINGAADYLNAAIAKRAADHGFTYASVAGAFTGHEICSGSAWLHSVNWLNIGESYHPTAAGQSGGYLPVFTNAA, translated from the coding sequence ATGAGACTGTCGCGCTTCGCTGCCCTGACCTCCTCCCTCTTACTCGCCGCGGGTGCCGCCCTGTTCGGAGCCGGCCAGGCCGCCGCCGCCCAGGCCGACTTCGGCTACGTCGCCCTCGGCGACTCGTACTCCTCCGGCGTCGGCGCCGGCAACTACGACGGCGGGAGCGGCAACTGCAAGCGCACCAGCCGCGCCTACCCGGCCCTGTGGGCCGCCGCCCATTCCCCCCAGACCTTCTCCTTCACCGCCTGCTCGGGCGCTCGTACGGGTGACGTCCTCGCCAATCAGCTCGCCCCGCTCAACTCCGGAACCGACCTCGTCAGCATCACCATCGGGGGCAACGACGCGGGCTTCTCCGACGTCATGACCACCTGTGTGCTCCAGTCCGAGTCCACCTGCGTCAGCCGCGTGAACCAGGCCAAGGCCTACGTGGACTCCACCCTCCCCGGCCGGCTCGACCAGGTCTACAACGCCATCGACAGCCGCTCGCCCGGCGCGCACGTCGTCGTCCTCGGCTATCCCCGCTTCTACAAGCTGAACGGCACCTGCACCGCCGGCCTCACCGAGGGCGAGCGGGCCGCCATCAACGGCGCCGCAGATTACCTGAACGCCGCCATCGCCAAACGCGCCGCCGACCACGGCTTCACCTACGCCTCGGTCGCCGGCGCCTTCACGGGCCACGAGATCTGCTCCGGCAGTGCGTGGCTGCACAGCGTCAACTGGCTGAACATCGGCGAGTCGTACCACCCGACCGCGGCCGGACAGTCCGGCGGCTACCTGCCGGTCTTCACGAACGCCGCCTGA
- a CDS encoding DUF5925 domain-containing protein, which yields MSANPHDALPIRLNVDDSDSPSDVVDALFLGRFASGEQPYSHSMSIERVKAEATLLPPEATVLRSARDSDRSATLAEGEGWTMLVSRWSRGADVTVTAVSDELAAGVLGKATEGVQDEPEPQPENVTMGFWYVSPRRGPYRTTRQIAAGTWPEVRPNYTAPVAGAMDRLMKVTPDDIAGRLLLLHGPPGTGKTSALRTLARSWRDWCQVDCVLDPERLFNDVGYLMDIAIGEDEGTAKGRWRLLLLEDCDELIRGEARHTAGQALSRLLNLTDGLLGQGRNVLVGVTTNEDLERLHPAVVRPGRCLARIEVGRLTHREAVAWLGTDEGVPREGASLAELFALRRGTGPAAILPPQPHTSQAGLYL from the coding sequence ATGTCAGCCAACCCGCATGACGCGCTGCCGATCCGGCTCAACGTCGACGACAGCGATTCGCCGTCGGATGTCGTCGACGCGCTGTTCCTCGGCCGGTTCGCGTCCGGTGAGCAGCCGTACTCGCACAGCATGTCGATCGAGCGGGTCAAGGCGGAGGCGACCCTCCTCCCGCCGGAGGCAACGGTGTTGCGCTCGGCGCGCGACAGCGACCGCAGCGCCACCCTGGCCGAGGGCGAGGGCTGGACCATGCTCGTCTCGCGCTGGAGCCGGGGCGCGGACGTCACCGTGACGGCGGTCAGCGACGAACTCGCGGCCGGTGTGCTCGGCAAGGCCACCGAGGGGGTGCAGGACGAGCCCGAACCGCAGCCCGAGAACGTCACGATGGGGTTCTGGTACGTCTCCCCGCGGCGCGGCCCGTACCGGACGACGCGCCAGATCGCGGCCGGTACCTGGCCGGAGGTGCGGCCGAACTACACCGCGCCCGTGGCCGGGGCGATGGACCGGCTGATGAAGGTCACCCCGGACGACATCGCAGGCCGGCTGCTGCTGTTGCACGGCCCGCCGGGCACGGGCAAGACCTCCGCCCTGCGCACGCTCGCACGGTCCTGGCGGGACTGGTGCCAGGTGGACTGCGTCCTGGACCCGGAACGGCTGTTCAACGACGTCGGCTACCTGATGGACATCGCGATCGGCGAGGACGAGGGCACGGCGAAGGGCCGCTGGCGGCTGCTGCTGCTGGAGGACTGCGACGAGCTGATCCGGGGCGAGGCCCGCCACACGGCCGGGCAGGCGCTGTCCCGGCTGCTGAACCTGACGGACGGACTGCTGGGGCAGGGCCGCAATGTCCTGGTCGGCGTGACGACCAACGAGGACCTGGAACGGCTCCACCCGGCAGTGGTCCGCCCGGGACGCTGCCTGGCCCGCATCGAGGTCGGCCGGCTGACCCACCGCGAGGCGGTGGCCTGGCTGGGCACGGACGAGGGCGTCCCCCGCGAGGGCGCCAGCCTGGCGGAGCTGTTCGCCCTGCGGCGCGGCACGGGCCCGGCGGCGATCCTGCCGCCGCAGCCGCACACGTCGCAGGCCGGCCTCTACCTCTAG
- a CDS encoding GntR family transcriptional regulator yields the protein MTSTHLKITIDGSAGSAAPYEQLRAQIADRARSGKLPAGFRLPTVRGLAEELGLAANTVAKAYRALEADAVIETRGRNGTFIAAAGDAVSREAAAAAQAYADRVRRLGLTQAEALSAAADALRARYAAE from the coding sequence GTGACCTCGACACATCTGAAGATCACCATCGACGGCTCGGCCGGCTCGGCCGCCCCGTACGAACAGCTGCGCGCGCAGATCGCCGACCGGGCCCGGTCGGGGAAGCTGCCGGCCGGCTTCAGGCTGCCGACGGTACGGGGCCTCGCGGAGGAGCTGGGGCTGGCCGCCAACACCGTCGCGAAGGCGTACCGGGCGCTGGAGGCGGACGCGGTGATCGAGACGCGGGGCCGCAACGGGACCTTCATCGCGGCCGCGGGGGACGCGGTCTCCCGCGAAGCGGCCGCGGCGGCCCAGGCGTACGCGGACCGCGTCCGCCGCCTCGGCCTGACGCAGGCCGAGGCGCTCTCCGCCGCCGCGGACGCCCTCCGGGCCCGGTACGCGGCCGAGTAG
- a CDS encoding GNAT family N-acetyltransferase, whose amino-acid sequence MTVVIRDIRPGDPSDAESVVRVCRAALPFLITTAEAVAFELAGAPPAKRYRILVAETADGHVIGAAQVGIVYDSPEPGRSYVNAYVDPAHRGLGAGGLMLRTAEQHLAAHGATDVYAWVLDEPAHRAFAERHGYRPSRSAHFLRLDLAQATLPALPQDLPAGVEVRTGSAFAADPRPLFEADAETTSDEPGDVPVEFDDYEDWLAHTWNDPSLDKELTTVVLVDGAVAAFTAARTDGGTRYATGMTGTRRAFRGRGLAKLAKTVSLHRACAAGYTAAFTGNDAGNAPMLAINEWFGYEICATETRFTKKLENL is encoded by the coding sequence ATGACCGTTGTGATCCGCGACATCCGCCCCGGCGACCCCTCGGACGCGGAGTCCGTCGTGCGGGTGTGCCGTGCCGCCCTGCCCTTCCTGATCACCACCGCCGAGGCCGTGGCCTTCGAACTCGCCGGCGCCCCTCCCGCGAAGCGGTACCGGATCCTCGTCGCCGAGACCGCGGACGGCCACGTCATCGGCGCGGCCCAGGTCGGCATCGTGTACGACAGTCCCGAGCCCGGCCGGTCGTACGTCAATGCGTACGTCGACCCCGCCCACCGCGGCCTCGGCGCCGGCGGCCTCATGCTCCGCACGGCCGAGCAGCACCTCGCCGCGCACGGCGCGACGGACGTGTACGCCTGGGTGCTCGACGAGCCCGCCCATCGCGCCTTCGCCGAGCGGCACGGCTACCGCCCCAGCCGCTCGGCGCACTTCCTGCGCCTGGACCTGGCACAGGCCACGCTGCCCGCGCTCCCGCAGGACCTTCCCGCCGGGGTCGAGGTGCGTACGGGCTCCGCCTTCGCCGCCGACCCGCGGCCGCTGTTCGAGGCCGACGCGGAGACGACCTCCGACGAGCCGGGCGACGTACCGGTCGAGTTCGACGACTACGAGGACTGGCTGGCGCACACCTGGAACGACCCGTCCCTGGACAAGGAGCTGACCACCGTCGTCCTGGTGGACGGCGCGGTGGCGGCGTTCACCGCGGCCCGGACGGACGGCGGCACCCGCTACGCCACCGGCATGACCGGCACGCGGCGCGCCTTCCGCGGCCGGGGTCTGGCCAAGCTCGCCAAGACGGTCTCCCTGCACCGGGCCTGTGCGGCCGGGTACACCGCGGCCTTCACCGGCAACGATGCGGGCAACGCGCCGATGCTCGCCATCAACGAGTGGTTCGGCTACGAGATCTGCGCGACCGAGACCCGCTTCACGAAGAAACTGGAGAACCTGTGA
- a CDS encoding DUF402 domain-containing protein: MTEQLTVVLTKAGRTKIRYPAAQVADDGDRISVRAPWAAEGVRDFGFVRFEPGDVFVEHFWRTRWYAVKEVWTGDGVLKGWYCDVTRPALVESGKILVEDLDLDLWVSADGTSVLRLDEDEFAESGLATSDPEAAAQAVRALDALDDQARSAAGLSALLA, translated from the coding sequence GTGACCGAGCAGCTGACCGTCGTCCTGACCAAGGCCGGACGGACCAAGATCCGCTACCCGGCGGCGCAGGTCGCCGACGACGGCGACCGGATCTCCGTGCGCGCCCCCTGGGCGGCCGAGGGCGTACGGGACTTCGGCTTCGTCCGTTTCGAGCCCGGCGATGTGTTCGTCGAGCACTTCTGGCGGACGCGCTGGTACGCGGTCAAGGAGGTGTGGACCGGCGACGGCGTCCTCAAGGGCTGGTACTGCGACGTCACGCGCCCGGCGCTGGTGGAGAGCGGGAAGATCCTCGTGGAGGACCTGGACCTCGACCTGTGGGTCTCGGCGGACGGGACCTCCGTACTGCGCCTGGACGAGGACGAGTTCGCCGAGAGCGGCCTCGCCACGAGCGACCCGGAGGCGGCTGCCCAGGCCGTGCGTGCCCTCGACGCACTGGACGACCAGGCCAGGTCGGCAGCGGGCCTCTCCGCGCTCCTGGCCTAG